A single genomic interval of Helianthus annuus cultivar XRQ/B chromosome 13, HanXRQr2.0-SUNRISE, whole genome shotgun sequence harbors:
- the LOC110897631 gene encoding sodium/calcium exchanger NCL2, which produces MGKLIAKSAIYCVFIHFLLVGKVVSRHLQYNAVELVSDGFSDESILRLKGSDSSEEECKLMYGFLPCSTNIPSHIFLIVIYEYLLYHGESYAGGDGRIFRVLGKNFYVSIFSQLLDSLPDSLILLATGLSCDQEKAQEYVLTGAGLLAGSSVLLLTLLWGTCFVCSRRKFTGSHSSSSLLAGWGVHTDPETSFHATVMFYSLIPFVIILFPSVFGISYSTQEHKIVLLVSLSAAVICLISYFCYQCFEKKIWIRRLEYAEVEQKVEMHVPFYEVQALMMDREKHLIKRQKDMEQMLKTTENDKESTMSKKEFHKMFEEWLDDTKKLMDDPYSMDKKETEYNQVVELLLEDKNKWIELMSFMMEDASGEKFLTEDGTPNESAIYGFFDKIDIDKNGHITPAELEAYYQKILLDDEIAEIIMRHLDIDGNGDIDKEEFKSGVKKWLASRNLQQRSQDSNLEPDKYHRTEAKAKTKEMLKAIILLIVGILMITFLAEPLVESVRQFSESVKIEPFYVSFILVPLATNARTAIAAIRAASQKRHHTTSFTFSEIYHKVFLNNILGFCVLVSVIYFRGFTWHFSAEILVVVIVCIIMGLLASLKSKFPDWTLLIAFPLYPLSMVVVYFVNDAFQFT; this is translated from the exons atgggaaaattAATTGCAAAAAGTGCAATTTATTGTGTTTTTATTCATTTCCTACTAGTAGGGAAAGTTGTAAGTCGTCATTTGCAATATAATGCTGTGGAGTTGGTGTCGGATGGTTTCAGTGATGAATCGATTCTACGTCTGAAAGGATCCGATTCTTCTGAAGAGGAGTGTAAGCTGATGTACGGGTTTTTGCCATGTTCAACGAATATCCCGAGTCATATCTTCCTCATTGTGATTTATGAGTACCTGTTATATCATGGTGAATCCTATGCTGGTGGTGATGGGAGAATATTTCGTGTCCTTGGCAAAAACTTTTATGTTTCAATTTTTTCTCAGCTTCTTGACTCCCTTCCAGATTCTTTGATTCTTCTTG CAACTGGACTGTCTTGTGATCAAGAAAAAGCGCAAGAATACGTTCTAACAGGCGCGGGGTTGCTAGCCGGATCATCAGTATTACTTCTCACACTTCTCTGGGGTACATGCTTCGTCTGCAGCAGAAGAAAATTCACGGGTTCGCATTCTTCATCATCTCTCCTTGCAG gTTGGGGTGTTCATACAGATCCAGAAACCAGCTTTCATGCCACAGTTATGTTCTATTCTCTTATACCATTTGTAATCATCCTATTTCCGAGTGTGTTTGGAATATCATATTCTACTCAAGAACACAAGATCGTCCTACTTGTGTCACTTTCGGCTGCCGTGATTTGTTTGATCTCATACTTCTGCTATCAG TGTTTTGAAAAAAAGATATGGATAAGGAGACTGGAGTATGCAGAAGTCGAACAAAAAGTCGAAATGCATGTACCGTTTTATGAGGTGCAGGCACTTATGATGGACAGGgaaaaacatttgataaaaagacaaaaagataTGGAGCAAATGCTGAAAACTACAGAGAATGACAAAGAGAGTACAATGAGCAAGAAAGAATTCCATAAAATGTTTGAAGAATGGCTTGATGACACCAAAAAATTAATGGATGATCCATATTCGATGGATAAAAAGGAGACCGAATACAATCAA GTTGTGGAACTGTTACTAGAGGATAAGAACAAATGGATAGAGCTAATGTCGTTTATGATGGAAGATGCTTCGGGAGAGAAGTTTCTTACAGAAGATGGGACCCCGAATGAATCTGCCATATACGG ATTTTTCGATAAAATCGATATTGACAAAAATGGACATATTACACCAGCTGAACTAGAAGCCTACTATCAGAAGATACTGTTAGATGATGAAATAGCGGAGATCATAATGAGACATCTAGACATAGATGGGAATGGAGATATAGATAAAGAAGAATTCAAATCTGGAGTTAAAAAATGGCTCGCTTCACGTAACTTACAACAACGGTCGCAGGACAGCAACCTA GAACCCGATAAGTACCATCGGACTGAGGCAAAGGCAAAGACAAAGGAAATGCTTAAGGCAATAATACTACTGATAGTAGGAATCTTAATGATAACATTCTTGGCTGAGCCTCTGGTGGAAAGTGTTAGACAATTTTCAGAATCTGTAAAGATAGAGCCCTTTTATGTGTCATTCATCTTAGTCCCGTTGGCCACCAATGCTAGAACAGCAATTGCAGCCATTAGAGCTGCTAGTCAGAAGAGACATCACACAACATCGTTTACTTTCTCTGAG ATATACCACAAGGTTTTCCTGAACAATATTCTGGGATTTTGTGTTCTTGTCTCAGTCATATATTTCCGTGGGTTCACATGGCATTTTTCAGCAGAGATTCTAGTTGTGGTCATCGTTTGCATAATAATGGGACTTCTCGCAAGTTTAAAATCCAAATTTCCTGACTGGACTTTGCTCATCGCTTTCCCACTCTATCCGTTATCTATGGTAGTTGTTTATTTTGTAAATGATGCTTTTCAGTTTACTTGA